One window of Mauremys reevesii isolate NIE-2019 linkage group 4, ASM1616193v1, whole genome shotgun sequence genomic DNA carries:
- the TLCD3B gene encoding ceramide synthase isoform X2, whose translation MFHALVAGGIVFPGLFLLAKNSLKRLPWLQWDEADAVIISARLVSSVQAVMASTAGYIVFSSCHHVLDDQHWLTSAYTQFAVPYFIYDIYAMFLCHWHKYRVKGHEGAGPRSLRTVTRAFLHKELLMVLHHLCMVLVCFPVSVLWRQGKGDFFLGCMLMAELSTPFVCLGKVLILYKRQHTLLHKVNGLLMLVTFFCCRILLFPYMYWAYGRQAGLPLHRVPLALPPACNLGAALLLAPQLYWFGLICRGAARLFRRARPKDAATATAALRNGHGPGGRALD comes from the exons ATGTTTCACGCCTTGGTGGCTGGGGGCATCGTCTTCCCagggctcttcctgctggccaagAACAGCCTCAAGCGGCTGCCCTGGCTGCAGTGGGATGAGGCCGACGCTGTCATCATCTCAGCCAG GCTGGTCTCCTCTGTCCAGGCTGTCATGGCCTCCACCGCCGGATACATCGTGTTCAGCTCCTGCCACCACGTTCTCGATGACCA GCATTGGCTGACGAGCGCCTACACGCAGTTCGCGGTGCCCTACTTCATCTACGACATCTACGCCATGTTCCTGTGCCACTGGCACAAGTACCGGGTGAAGGGGCACGAGGGCGCAGGGCCCCGCTCGCTGCGCACCGTCACCCGCGCCTTCCTGCACAAGGAGCTGCTCATGGTGCTGCACCACCTCTGCATGGTGCTGGTCTGCTTCCCCGTCTCCGTG ctgtggcgcCAGGGGAAGGGCGATTTCTTCCTGGGCTGCATGTTGATGGCCGAGCTGAGCACCCCCTTCGTCTGCCTGGGCAAGGTGCTCATCCTG TACAAGCGGCAGCACACGCTGCTGCACAAGGTGAACGGGCTCCTCATGCTGGTGACCTTCTTCTGCTGCCGCATCCTGCTCTTCCCCTACATGTACTGGGCCTATGGGCGCCAGGCCGGGCTGCCCCTGCACCGCGTGCCCCTGGCGCTGCCGCCCGCCTGCAACCTGGGCGccgccctgctcctggccccccagCTCTACTGGTTCGGCCTCATCTGCCGCGGGGCCGCCCGCCTCTTCCGCCGCGCCCGGCCCAAGGACGCCGCCACCGCCACCGCCGCCCTGCGCAACGGGCACGGCCCCGGGGGGCGGGCACTGgactga
- the TLCD3B gene encoding ceramide synthase isoform X1 translates to MGLIFLFSCCFFPLFFLALRWALHRPRALAMDQLQATYVAAKLVSSVQAVMASTAGYIVFSSCHHVLDDQHWLTSAYTQFAVPYFIYDIYAMFLCHWHKYRVKGHEGAGPRSLRTVTRAFLHKELLMVLHHLCMVLVCFPVSVLWRQGKGDFFLGCMLMAELSTPFVCLGKVLILYKRQHTLLHKVNGLLMLVTFFCCRILLFPYMYWAYGRQAGLPLHRVPLALPPACNLGAALLLAPQLYWFGLICRGAARLFRRARPKDAATATAALRNGHGPGGRALD, encoded by the exons aTGGGCCTGATCTTCCTCTTCagctgctgcttcttccccctcttcttcctcGCCCTGCGCTGGGCGCTGCACCGGCCCCGGGCCCTGGCCATGGACCAGCTGCAGGCCACCTACGTCGCTGCCAA GCTGGTCTCCTCTGTCCAGGCTGTCATGGCCTCCACCGCCGGATACATCGTGTTCAGCTCCTGCCACCACGTTCTCGATGACCA GCATTGGCTGACGAGCGCCTACACGCAGTTCGCGGTGCCCTACTTCATCTACGACATCTACGCCATGTTCCTGTGCCACTGGCACAAGTACCGGGTGAAGGGGCACGAGGGCGCAGGGCCCCGCTCGCTGCGCACCGTCACCCGCGCCTTCCTGCACAAGGAGCTGCTCATGGTGCTGCACCACCTCTGCATGGTGCTGGTCTGCTTCCCCGTCTCCGTG ctgtggcgcCAGGGGAAGGGCGATTTCTTCCTGGGCTGCATGTTGATGGCCGAGCTGAGCACCCCCTTCGTCTGCCTGGGCAAGGTGCTCATCCTG TACAAGCGGCAGCACACGCTGCTGCACAAGGTGAACGGGCTCCTCATGCTGGTGACCTTCTTCTGCTGCCGCATCCTGCTCTTCCCCTACATGTACTGGGCCTATGGGCGCCAGGCCGGGCTGCCCCTGCACCGCGTGCCCCTGGCGCTGCCGCCCGCCTGCAACCTGGGCGccgccctgctcctggccccccagCTCTACTGGTTCGGCCTCATCTGCCGCGGGGCCGCCCGCCTCTTCCGCCGCGCCCGGCCCAAGGACGCCGCCACCGCCACCGCCGCCCTGCGCAACGGGCACGGCCCCGGGGGGCGGGCACTGgactga